In Hamadaea flava, a genomic segment contains:
- a CDS encoding carbohydrate-binding protein gives MKALQLLRATAAAMALTLAAATPAIVAPPAVAVITPFSIGTSTVLTGYRIQSTAKTSDTGATVSQPGYPASGWYAAAPRSTVLGALLQSGIYADPFYSTNMKNIPATDFTVPWWFRSEFTLADEPGVRTYLDFSGVMSRADVFVNGVQVATNSQVAGAYPRFELDVTAQARAGANAVAFRISPNNASNDLTTGWIDWLQNPPDRNMGIFRDVRIKRAGSVSLRGAHVLTSVTSGLDAATLTAKVDARNDTGAAVTATLSATVAGMTVGSSVALAAHESKTVTFSPVTLTSPRIWWPAGMGAQPLYDLTVSASAGGAVTDTATSRFGVRTVSGTLDAGGHRAYKINGHPLLIRGGGWSPDVFLRWDPVFVQDKIRYALDLGLNTIRLEGHLEPDEFFDLADEMGMLVLPGWECCNKWEAGSWTSADYAVAKASMSAEAIRLRDHPSVISFLIGSDAAPPAAKETPYVDALRAADWPTPIIAAAADRSSPITGASGMKMPGPYEWVPPNYWYNKREGGAFGFNSETSAGPDVPTLDTLRRMMSASELATLWQNPTATQYHRSPSSTFDDLGIFNNAMIGRYGTPTSLDDYVRKAQLQQYENVRAQFEAYGRNFKDSSNPSTGVVYWMLNSGWTSLHWQLFDRYFDQNGAYYGAKKANEPLHVQYSYDTKSVVVVNSRVAAASGLSVTAAVYNLDGTQKFTQTATSITVAGDGGRTTALTIPAISGLSGTYLVKLTLRDGSGTEVSRNVYWLSTSDDVIDWAGNDWYYVPTSSYANLKGLTSLASTTVSASASTVAAGDGTSTTTVTLRNTGTGLIPAFYLDAHVVDAAGTPVLPIRWNDNAVSLWPGESTTLTAAYRTADLRGSAPSVRVTGWNTGTQTVPAGSGEPDTSPPTVPGNLRTTAVSASSVTVCWDASTDNVGVVRYDVFRDGVKAGSVTPPTTCFTDAPLQPETTYAYTVKAYDAAGLSSATSTAISVTTPAAPSGPTRYEAESATISQGVVEANHLNYSGTGFVNYDNLTGSYVEWTVSAATATSARLDLRYANGTTTDRPMTITVDGATVAAGTSFAATGNWDTWATKSFTVSLAPGIHKVRATATTANGGPNADYLDVTPLAPKTRYEAENATISQGVVEANHLNYSGTGFVNCDNVVGSYTQWTISVPAAGSYTVSVRYSNGTTANRPADVSVNGTVVAAGRAFPVTTDWDTWADVSLTVTLVAGANTIRVAGTTSTGPANLDYLEVG, from the coding sequence ATGAAGGCCCTGCAGCTCCTCCGAGCCACCGCGGCGGCCATGGCGCTCACCCTGGCCGCCGCGACCCCAGCGATCGTGGCACCACCGGCCGTGGCGGTCATCACCCCGTTCAGCATCGGGACGAGCACCGTGCTGACCGGCTATCGCATACAGTCCACCGCCAAGACCTCGGACACCGGCGCGACCGTCTCCCAGCCCGGCTACCCGGCATCCGGGTGGTACGCCGCCGCGCCGAGGTCGACCGTGCTCGGCGCACTGCTCCAGAGCGGGATCTACGCCGACCCCTTCTACTCGACGAACATGAAGAACATCCCCGCCACCGACTTCACCGTGCCGTGGTGGTTCCGCTCGGAGTTCACCCTGGCCGACGAGCCGGGCGTACGCACCTATCTGGACTTCTCCGGCGTCATGTCGCGGGCCGACGTCTTCGTCAACGGCGTCCAGGTCGCCACGAACAGTCAGGTCGCCGGGGCATACCCACGCTTCGAACTGGACGTGACGGCCCAGGCCCGCGCGGGCGCCAACGCCGTCGCCTTCCGGATCTCGCCGAACAACGCGTCGAACGACCTCACGACGGGGTGGATCGACTGGCTGCAGAACCCGCCCGACCGCAACATGGGCATCTTCCGGGACGTCCGGATCAAGCGCGCGGGCTCGGTGTCGTTGCGCGGCGCACACGTACTGACCAGCGTGACCAGCGGGCTGGACGCGGCGACGCTGACCGCCAAGGTGGACGCCCGCAACGACACCGGCGCCGCGGTGACCGCCACCCTCTCGGCGACCGTGGCCGGGATGACGGTCGGCAGCTCGGTCGCGTTGGCGGCCCACGAGTCCAAGACGGTCACGTTCAGCCCGGTCACACTGACGTCACCGCGCATCTGGTGGCCCGCCGGCATGGGCGCACAACCGCTTTACGACCTGACCGTGTCGGCGTCGGCCGGCGGGGCGGTCACCGACACCGCCACCTCCCGATTCGGCGTGCGCACGGTAAGCGGGACGCTGGACGCCGGCGGGCATCGGGCGTACAAGATCAACGGTCATCCGCTGCTCATCCGGGGCGGTGGCTGGTCGCCCGACGTCTTCCTGCGCTGGGACCCGGTCTTCGTTCAGGACAAGATCCGGTACGCGCTCGACCTCGGCCTGAACACGATCCGCCTCGAGGGGCACCTCGAACCGGACGAGTTCTTCGACCTGGCCGACGAGATGGGCATGCTCGTGCTGCCGGGATGGGAGTGCTGCAACAAGTGGGAGGCCGGGTCCTGGACGTCAGCCGACTACGCCGTCGCCAAGGCGTCGATGAGCGCCGAGGCGATCCGGCTGCGTGATCACCCGAGCGTCATCTCGTTCCTGATCGGCAGCGACGCCGCGCCCCCGGCCGCCAAGGAGACGCCCTACGTGGACGCGTTGCGGGCGGCGGACTGGCCGACTCCGATCATCGCCGCCGCCGCCGATCGGTCGTCGCCGATCACCGGCGCCTCGGGGATGAAGATGCCCGGCCCGTACGAGTGGGTGCCGCCGAACTACTGGTACAACAAGCGGGAGGGCGGTGCGTTCGGGTTCAATTCCGAGACCAGCGCCGGTCCGGACGTGCCCACACTGGACACGTTACGCCGCATGATGTCGGCTTCGGAGCTGGCGACCCTCTGGCAGAACCCGACCGCGACCCAATACCACCGGTCGCCGTCGAGCACCTTCGACGACCTCGGCATCTTCAACAACGCCATGATCGGTCGCTACGGTACGCCGACCAGCCTGGACGACTACGTCCGTAAGGCCCAGCTTCAGCAGTACGAGAACGTCCGGGCGCAGTTCGAGGCGTACGGGCGGAACTTCAAGGATTCCTCGAACCCCTCGACCGGTGTCGTGTACTGGATGCTCAATAGCGGCTGGACCTCCCTGCACTGGCAGTTGTTCGACCGCTACTTCGACCAGAACGGCGCGTACTACGGGGCGAAGAAGGCCAACGAACCCCTGCATGTGCAGTACTCCTACGACACCAAGTCGGTCGTGGTGGTGAACTCCCGCGTCGCCGCCGCGAGCGGGCTGAGCGTCACCGCCGCGGTCTACAACCTCGACGGCACTCAGAAGTTCACCCAGACCGCGACATCGATAACGGTCGCTGGAGACGGCGGCCGGACCACCGCGCTCACCATCCCGGCGATCAGCGGTCTTTCCGGCACCTACCTCGTGAAACTGACACTGCGGGACGGGAGTGGAACCGAGGTCAGCCGGAACGTGTACTGGCTGTCCACCTCGGACGACGTGATCGACTGGGCGGGCAACGACTGGTACTACGTGCCGACGTCGAGCTACGCCAACCTCAAGGGGCTGACCTCGCTGGCGAGCACGACCGTGTCCGCCTCGGCGTCGACCGTCGCCGCCGGTGACGGCACCTCCACCACGACGGTCACCCTACGGAACACCGGCACCGGGCTGATCCCGGCGTTCTACCTCGACGCGCACGTCGTCGACGCGGCGGGCACGCCGGTGCTGCCGATCCGGTGGAACGACAACGCCGTCAGCCTATGGCCCGGCGAATCCACCACCCTGACCGCCGCCTACCGCACCGCCGACCTGCGCGGCAGCGCGCCGAGCGTGCGTGTCACCGGGTGGAACACCGGTACGCAGACTGTCCCGGCCGGCTCGGGCGAGCCCGACACCAGTCCCCCGACCGTTCCGGGCAACCTCCGGACGACGGCGGTCTCGGCGAGCAGCGTGACCGTGTGCTGGGACGCCAGCACCGACAACGTGGGCGTGGTGCGATACGACGTCTTCCGCGACGGGGTGAAGGCCGGCTCGGTGACGCCGCCGACGACGTGCTTCACCGACGCCCCGCTGCAACCGGAGACCACGTACGCGTACACGGTGAAGGCGTACGACGCGGCCGGGTTGAGTTCGGCGACGAGCACCGCGATCAGCGTGACGACGCCGGCGGCCCCGTCAGGTCCGACGCGCTACGAGGCGGAGAGCGCGACGATCTCCCAGGGCGTCGTCGAGGCCAACCATCTCAACTACTCCGGCACCGGGTTCGTGAACTACGACAACCTCACCGGCAGCTACGTGGAGTGGACCGTCAGCGCCGCGACGGCGACCTCCGCACGCCTGGATCTGCGGTACGCCAACGGCACCACCACGGACCGGCCGATGACGATCACGGTCGACGGAGCCACGGTGGCCGCCGGCACGTCGTTCGCGGCGACGGGGAACTGGGACACGTGGGCGACGAAGTCGTTCACGGTCAGCCTCGCGCCCGGCATCCACAAGGTACGTGCGACGGCGACCACGGCCAACGGCGGACCGAACGCCGACTATCTGGACGTGACACCGCTGGCCCCGAAGACGCGCTACGAGGCGGAGAACGCGACGATCTCCCAGGGGGTCGTCGAGGCCAACCACCTCAACTACTCCGGCACCGGCTTCGTGAACTGCGACAACGTGGTCGGCAGCTACACCCAGTGGACGATCAGCGTGCCTGCGGCAGGCAGCTACACCGTCTCGGTGCGCTACTCGAACGGCACCACCGCCAACCGGCCGGCCGACGTCTCGGTCAACGGAACGGTGGTCGCGGCCGGGCGGGCGTTCCCGGTCACGACCGACTGGGATACCTGGGCCGACGTCTCACTGACGGTGACCCTCGTGGCGGGCGCGAACACCATCCGGGTGGCCGGGACGACCTCGACCGGCCCGGCGAACCTCGACTACCTCGAAGTCGGCTGA
- the mtnA gene encoding S-methyl-5-thioribose-1-phosphate isomerase produces MDRTIDWDGEAVVTVDQTALPQAYRVLRLRDVDSLIDAISRLAIRGAPALGGAGALGVALLARDHDAQVVRLEAERLASARPTAVNLRWGVNRALSRLAEGPDAVLAEALAVLEADIKANHDASGRAAELVREVCERRPLRLLTHCNAGRLATVGWGSALGVVRHLAAAGEVGEVLADETRPLLQGARLTAYELAEMNVPYRICPDSAAATAMAQGLVDCVVVGADRIAANGDVANKIGTYAVALAAARHGVPFIVVAPESTVDEAIADGSAIPIEQRDPAEVTHYAGVPIAPPGAGAFNPAFDVTPADLVTAIVTEDRVWRPLP; encoded by the coding sequence GTGGACCGCACCATCGACTGGGACGGCGAAGCCGTCGTCACCGTGGACCAGACCGCGCTGCCGCAGGCGTACCGGGTGCTCCGGCTGCGCGACGTGGACTCGCTCATCGACGCCATCTCCCGGCTCGCGATCAGGGGCGCGCCGGCTCTCGGTGGCGCGGGCGCCCTCGGCGTCGCGCTGCTCGCGCGGGATCACGACGCCCAAGTCGTACGCCTAGAGGCCGAACGCCTCGCCTCCGCTCGGCCGACCGCGGTGAACCTCCGATGGGGCGTGAATCGGGCGCTGAGCCGCTTGGCCGAGGGACCCGACGCCGTCCTCGCCGAAGCGCTCGCCGTGCTGGAAGCGGACATCAAGGCCAATCACGACGCTTCCGGACGCGCCGCTGAACTGGTGCGAGAGGTGTGCGAGCGGCGGCCGCTGCGGCTGCTGACGCACTGCAACGCCGGTCGGCTCGCCACCGTCGGCTGGGGTTCGGCGCTGGGCGTCGTGCGCCACCTGGCCGCCGCGGGCGAGGTCGGCGAGGTGCTCGCCGACGAGACCCGGCCGCTGCTGCAGGGGGCGCGGCTGACCGCGTACGAGCTGGCCGAGATGAACGTGCCCTATCGGATCTGCCCGGACTCCGCCGCCGCGACCGCGATGGCCCAGGGCCTGGTGGACTGCGTCGTCGTCGGGGCCGACCGGATCGCCGCCAACGGCGACGTCGCCAACAAGATCGGCACGTACGCCGTCGCGCTGGCCGCCGCCCGGCACGGCGTTCCGTTCATCGTCGTCGCGCCGGAGTCCACCGTCGACGAGGCGATCGCCGACGGCTCGGCCATCCCGATCGAACAGCGCGATCCGGCGGAGGTCACGCACTACGCCGGAGTGCCGATCGCTCCGCCCGGAGCGGGCGCGTTCAACCCGGCCTTCGACGTGACCCCGGCCGACCTGGTGACGGCGATCGTCACCGAGGATCGGGTGTGGCGTCCGCTTCCGTGA
- a CDS encoding class II aldolase/adducin family protein has protein sequence MDLLLVEERRAVVAYCRRMVADGLVVGTSGNISARRGELIAVTPSGLAYEELTPELVGVHRLDGTPVDAPLPPTTELPTHLAAYRATGGNAVVHTHSTAATAVATLVDELPSVHYLVALFGGPIRVARYATYGTDDLADSVTEALTGRTGCLLGNHGTIAVGDTLAKAYAKAQYLEWLCDVWLRAKAAGEPRVLDAAEIDRVSRKLASYGATVPDARGDVTGADTRGDVTEADARGDVTEADATPDPR, from the coding sequence GTGGATCTTCTTCTCGTGGAGGAGCGGCGGGCGGTCGTCGCGTACTGCCGACGGATGGTGGCCGACGGGCTCGTGGTGGGCACCTCGGGCAACATCTCGGCCCGGCGGGGCGAGCTGATCGCGGTGACCCCGAGCGGGCTGGCGTACGAGGAACTGACGCCGGAACTGGTCGGCGTGCACCGCCTCGACGGCACCCCGGTCGACGCCCCGCTGCCGCCGACCACGGAACTGCCGACGCATCTGGCGGCGTACCGGGCCACGGGCGGCAACGCCGTGGTGCACACCCATTCGACGGCCGCAACGGCCGTCGCGACGCTGGTCGACGAGCTGCCGTCGGTGCACTACCTCGTGGCCCTGTTCGGCGGGCCGATCCGGGTCGCCCGGTACGCCACCTACGGCACCGACGACCTGGCCGACTCGGTGACCGAGGCGCTGACCGGGCGGACCGGCTGCCTGCTGGGCAACCACGGGACCATCGCGGTCGGCGACACCCTGGCCAAGGCGTACGCCAAAGCGCAGTATCTCGAATGGCTCTGCGACGTGTGGCTGCGCGCCAAGGCCGCCGGCGAGCCCCGGGTGCTGGACGCGGCCGAGATCGACCGCGTCAGCCGGAAACTCGCGTCCTACGGGGCGACCGTCCCGGACGCCAGGGGAGACGTCACGGGAGCGGACACCAGGGGAGACGTCACGGAAGCGGACGCCAGGGGAGACGTCACGGAAGCGGACGCCACACCCGATCCTCGGTGA
- the uvrA gene encoding excinuclease ABC subunit UvrA, which translates to MGFVRVRGAREHNLRGVDVEFPRDELVVVTGVSGSGKSSLAFGTVYAEAQRRYLESVSPYARRLLNQVGAPKVDEITGLPPAVALGQQRAVPGSRSSVGTVTTLSNLLRMLYSRAGDYPPEAPRVDSDAFSPNTPAGACPECQGQGLLHRVTEESLVPDPSLSIRDRAIAAWPGAWLGKNFRDILVTLGYDVDRPWSQLSQQDRDWILFTDEQPVVTVHPEREVGRIQRPYQGRYQSAERYVLHTFATSKSLPIRQRMRRFLRTSPCPVCQGRRLRPSSLAVAYAGLSIADMAALPLRDLGGVLRDRPPTEGPAATIVPDLLARIDLLVELGLGYLSVDRATPTLSAGELQRLRLATQLRSGLFGVVYVLDEPSAGLHPADTEPLLTLLARLRAAGNSLLLVEHDLQVIRTAAWLIDVGPGAGGHGGEVLYSGPVDGLAAVEGSATARFLFGSQSVVDTPPRKPSGWLELSGVDRHNLRDLTAAFPLGVFTAVTGVSGSGKSTLVSQVLADVVAASLRSDTDEADVAEDDDSLEESVDASVGVTAAGVEQLDRLVRVDQRPIGRTPRSNLATYTGLFDAVRKVFAGTPLAKERGYTAGRFSFNVAGGRCETCQGEGFVAVELLFLPGTYQPCPTCRGARYNAETLEVTYRDRTIADVLDLTVDDAAEFLADVPAAARSLRVLRDVGLGYLHLGQPATELSGGEAQRIKLAAELQRGRRGRTLYLLDEPTTGLHPADVEVLTRQLHGLVDQGHTVIVVEHDLAVIAGADWVLDLGPGGGSDGGRIVAAGPPAEVATAPGSRTAPYLAAYLAAR; encoded by the coding sequence GTGGGGTTCGTCCGGGTAAGGGGAGCGCGCGAGCACAACCTGCGCGGTGTCGACGTCGAGTTCCCGCGTGACGAGCTGGTCGTCGTCACCGGAGTCTCCGGCTCGGGCAAGTCGTCGCTGGCGTTCGGCACCGTCTACGCCGAGGCCCAGCGTCGCTACCTGGAGTCGGTCTCGCCGTACGCCCGCCGCCTGCTCAACCAGGTGGGCGCGCCGAAGGTGGACGAGATCACCGGGTTGCCTCCGGCGGTCGCGCTCGGCCAGCAGCGGGCGGTGCCGGGGTCGCGGTCGTCGGTCGGCACGGTCACCACCCTGTCGAACCTGTTGCGCATGCTCTATTCCCGCGCCGGCGACTATCCGCCCGAAGCGCCGCGCGTCGACTCGGACGCGTTCTCGCCGAACACCCCGGCCGGAGCCTGCCCCGAATGTCAGGGCCAGGGCCTGCTGCACCGGGTCACCGAGGAATCGCTCGTGCCCGACCCCTCGCTGTCCATTCGCGACCGGGCCATCGCCGCATGGCCGGGAGCGTGGCTGGGCAAGAACTTCCGCGACATCCTCGTCACCCTCGGGTACGACGTGGACCGTCCGTGGTCGCAACTGTCACAACAGGACCGCGACTGGATCCTGTTCACCGACGAGCAACCGGTCGTCACCGTCCACCCGGAACGCGAGGTGGGCCGGATCCAGCGGCCGTACCAGGGGCGCTATCAGAGCGCCGAACGCTATGTGCTGCACACCTTCGCGACGTCGAAGAGCCTGCCGATCCGGCAGCGGATGCGGCGCTTTCTGCGTACGTCGCCGTGCCCGGTCTGCCAGGGCCGCCGGTTGCGGCCCTCGTCACTCGCGGTCGCGTACGCCGGACTGTCCATAGCCGACATGGCAGCGCTACCGCTGCGGGACCTCGGCGGCGTGCTGCGCGACCGACCGCCGACCGAGGGACCCGCCGCGACGATCGTCCCCGACCTGCTCGCCCGGATCGACCTCCTCGTCGAACTCGGCCTCGGCTACCTCAGCGTCGACCGCGCCACGCCCACCCTCTCGGCCGGCGAACTGCAACGCCTCCGGCTCGCGACTCAGCTGCGCTCGGGCCTGTTCGGCGTGGTCTACGTGCTGGACGAACCGTCCGCCGGACTGCACCCGGCCGACACCGAACCCCTGCTCACACTGCTCGCGCGGCTCCGGGCCGCGGGCAACTCGCTCCTGCTCGTCGAACACGATCTCCAAGTGATACGCACAGCGGCGTGGCTGATCGACGTCGGTCCCGGCGCCGGAGGCCACGGCGGCGAGGTTCTCTACAGCGGTCCCGTCGACGGGCTGGCTGCGGTCGAGGGGTCGGCCACGGCCCGGTTCCTCTTCGGCAGTCAGTCGGTCGTGGATACTCCACCCCGGAAGCCGAGCGGCTGGCTGGAACTTTCCGGCGTCGACCGGCACAACCTGCGCGACCTGACCGCGGCGTTCCCGCTCGGCGTGTTCACCGCCGTCACCGGGGTTTCCGGCTCCGGCAAGTCCACGTTGGTCAGTCAGGTGCTCGCCGACGTCGTCGCCGCGTCGCTGCGCTCGGACACCGACGAGGCAGACGTTGCCGAGGACGACGACTCGCTGGAAGAGTCGGTCGACGCGTCCGTCGGCGTCACCGCGGCCGGCGTCGAGCAGCTCGACCGGCTCGTCCGGGTCGACCAGCGGCCGATCGGGCGTACGCCCCGGTCGAACCTGGCCACCTACACCGGCCTGTTCGACGCCGTACGCAAAGTGTTCGCCGGTACGCCGCTGGCCAAGGAACGCGGCTACACCGCCGGCCGGTTCTCCTTCAACGTCGCCGGGGGCCGGTGCGAGACCTGCCAGGGCGAGGGCTTCGTCGCCGTCGAGCTGCTCTTCCTGCCCGGGACCTATCAGCCGTGCCCGACCTGCCGTGGCGCCCGATACAACGCGGAGACGCTGGAGGTCACCTACCGCGACCGGACCATCGCCGACGTCCTCGACCTCACCGTGGACGACGCGGCGGAGTTCTTGGCCGACGTGCCCGCCGCGGCGCGGAGTCTTCGCGTACTCCGGGATGTGGGGCTGGGCTATCTCCACTTGGGGCAGCCCGCGACGGAGTTGTCCGGCGGCGAGGCCCAGCGGATCAAACTCGCCGCCGAACTCCAGCGCGGCCGTCGTGGCCGGACGCTGTACCTGCTCGACGAGCCCACGACCGGACTGCACCCGGCCGACGTCGAAGTCCTCACGCGACAGCTGCACGGTCTGGTCGACCAGGGCCACACGGTGATCGTCGTCGAGCACGACCTCGCCGTGATCGCCGGCGCGGACTGGGTTCTCGACCTCGGCCCCGGTGGCGGCTCCGACGGCGGCCGCATCGTCGCCGCCGGTCCACCGGCCGAGGTCGCCACCGCACCCGGCAGCCGCACCGCCCCCTACCTCGCCGCCTACCTCGCCGCCCGCTGA
- a CDS encoding glycosyltransferase family 2 protein has product MTPRLSVVVPYYNVADYIAECLDSLRRQTFGDFEVILVDDGSLDATGLIAEDYCRTDPRFRLVVQENQGLGPARNTGVRYSEGEYLTFVDSDDLVPRHAFEVMVQSLDETGSSFAAAGARRFDDYGSWGSWLHGKIFAANRPATHVVEYYQAAIDRMVWNKVFRRSFWDEFGYEFPAIRYEDYPVTLKAYLDAVTVDIVAQPNYYWRERTTNDSITQRRAEFANLCDRIRSADLVLDLVEELPAYLRDTVHMHLAQVDMVTLVDAFGELSDEDCVRLARVAQRFAERIDKGPAARSSYLGRVQHQALRTGDIEMLRAVAEIRRDGTLNAVRAERSQMPWRRHELVPPNRGGQAKSLFRIPGRAPYAASTTVTDLDWETDAGGETDLVVRGTAEIRHLQIDATSKLRMVLEANGVEVPLPVERFPAYDSHGDRNLVGYSVRVPHSTLAGIPARNEPATLRATISQGHVKRTTVLRNVGPGNPSMPPGAWINGGSWLQPLPAADNRLLLRHITDPARLTSAALQDGCIFLEGALPPESDVLQLIRTWARTELTDCEVVPGDTEDRFTARVPVSELLPEDDPDDPVTGRTVWRLETATPGNPVLALGLTHAVSQVFDGRLVQISRAADNCVIVTDGPVRPIADEIGLAEDVGLVTVSGQSWAALDFPLVWRRVGDGTGDDDVTCSVGAVPGGLAEADAVAEADFADVGVRWTALTDVERLVAASPQPLHSSATIWQLVALPATGRPYAVQPDAFLAADASITLAVGEHQLTLRPHADRVTVEVR; this is encoded by the coding sequence GTGACGCCTCGACTCAGTGTCGTCGTGCCGTACTACAACGTCGCCGATTACATCGCCGAATGCCTTGACTCGCTGCGCCGCCAGACCTTCGGCGACTTCGAGGTGATCCTGGTCGACGACGGCTCGCTCGACGCCACCGGGCTGATCGCCGAGGACTACTGCCGGACGGATCCCCGTTTTCGGCTGGTGGTCCAGGAGAACCAGGGCCTCGGCCCGGCCCGCAACACCGGGGTCCGCTACAGCGAAGGCGAGTACCTCACCTTCGTGGACAGCGACGACCTCGTGCCCCGGCACGCCTTCGAGGTGATGGTCCAGTCCCTGGACGAGACCGGATCGTCGTTCGCGGCGGCCGGCGCGCGGCGGTTCGACGACTACGGCTCGTGGGGTTCGTGGCTGCACGGCAAGATCTTCGCCGCCAACCGGCCGGCCACCCACGTCGTGGAGTACTACCAGGCGGCCATCGACCGGATGGTGTGGAACAAGGTCTTCCGGCGCAGCTTCTGGGACGAGTTCGGCTACGAGTTCCCGGCCATCCGCTACGAGGACTACCCGGTGACGCTCAAGGCGTACCTGGACGCGGTCACCGTCGACATCGTGGCCCAGCCGAACTACTACTGGCGCGAGCGCACGACCAACGACTCCATCACCCAGCGGCGGGCCGAGTTCGCCAACCTCTGCGACCGGATCCGCTCAGCCGACCTCGTGCTCGACCTCGTCGAGGAGCTGCCCGCGTACCTGCGGGACACGGTGCACATGCACCTGGCTCAGGTGGACATGGTCACGCTCGTGGACGCCTTCGGGGAACTGTCCGACGAGGACTGCGTACGCCTGGCTCGGGTCGCCCAGCGGTTCGCCGAGCGCATCGACAAGGGGCCGGCCGCCCGCTCGTCGTACCTGGGCCGCGTGCAGCACCAGGCGTTGCGTACCGGCGACATCGAGATGCTGCGTGCCGTGGCGGAGATCCGCCGGGACGGCACGCTCAACGCGGTCCGGGCCGAGCGCTCCCAAATGCCCTGGCGGCGGCACGAACTCGTGCCGCCGAACCGCGGCGGGCAGGCCAAGTCGCTGTTCCGCATTCCTGGGCGCGCGCCCTACGCGGCCAGCACGACGGTCACCGACCTCGACTGGGAGACCGACGCGGGTGGCGAGACCGACCTCGTCGTACGCGGCACCGCCGAGATCCGCCACCTGCAGATCGACGCCACCTCCAAACTGCGCATGGTGCTGGAGGCCAACGGCGTCGAAGTCCCGTTGCCGGTCGAGCGGTTCCCGGCGTACGACAGCCACGGCGATCGGAACCTCGTCGGGTACTCGGTACGCGTACCGCACTCGACGCTGGCGGGCATTCCGGCGCGCAACGAACCGGCGACGCTGCGAGCCACCATCAGCCAAGGGCACGTCAAGCGCACTACCGTGCTGCGCAACGTCGGACCGGGCAACCCGAGCATGCCACCGGGCGCCTGGATCAACGGCGGCTCGTGGCTTCAGCCCTTGCCTGCGGCCGACAACCGGCTGCTGCTGCGGCACATCACCGACCCGGCCCGGCTCACCTCGGCCGCCCTTCAGGACGGCTGCATCTTCCTCGAAGGCGCGCTGCCACCCGAGTCCGACGTCCTCCAGCTGATCCGGACCTGGGCGCGGACCGAGCTGACCGACTGCGAGGTCGTGCCCGGCGACACCGAGGACCGGTTCACCGCCCGCGTACCGGTGTCCGAGTTGCTGCCGGAAGACGATCCGGACGACCCGGTCACCGGGCGTACGGTGTGGCGGCTGGAGACCGCGACCCCCGGCAACCCGGTGCTCGCCCTCGGTCTCACCCACGCGGTCAGCCAGGTCTTCGACGGCCGCCTCGTGCAGATCAGCCGGGCCGCCGACAACTGCGTGATCGTCACCGACGGACCGGTCCGGCCGATCGCCGACGAGATCGGGCTCGCCGAGGACGTCGGTCTCGTGACCGTCTCCGGCCAGTCCTGGGCGGCGCTGGACTTCCCGCTGGTCTGGCGGCGGGTCGGCGACGGCACCGGCGACGACGACGTGACCTGCTCCGTGGGCGCGGTTCCCGGTGGTCTCGCGGAGGCGGACGCCGTCGCGGAGGCGGACTTCGCGGACGTCGGCGTGCGCTGGACGGCGCTGACCGATGTGGAGCGTCTCGTCGCCGCGTCGCCGCAGCCGCTGCACTCCTCGGCGACGATCTGGCAGCTGGTCGCCCTGCCGGCCACCGGCCGCCCGTACGCCGTGCAGCCCGACGCCTTCCTCGCCGCAGACGCGTCGATCACCCTCGCCGTCGGGGAGCATCAGCTGACGCTGCGCCCGCACGCCGACCGCGTCACCGTCGAGGTGCGATAG